A single genomic interval of Noviherbaspirillum cavernae harbors:
- a CDS encoding efflux RND transporter periplasmic adaptor subunit, translating into MATMTNAAANTHASAPTPIKSASGSPQRKKILLTIAALFILAGIAYGVYWTVVARFSEETENAYVQGNVIQVTPQVTGTVAKIHVDDTDVVKAGQRLISLDMADADVAVAQAEAQLAQTVREVRTLYASQAQAGANLALRETELVRAQDDLSRRKTLIGSGAVSGEEIRHAEIAVTAAKAAVAAATEQLASGRALTEGTTVARHPNVQRAAARLQEVILTQSRSTLYAPVGGEIAKRSVQVGQRINPGAPLMAIVPLDQVWVDANFKESQLRDMRIGQPVTLVSDLYGSKVEYHGKVIGLAAGTGSAFALLPAQNATGNWIKVVQRVPVRIALNPKQLAEHPLRVGLSMTARVDMHDQTGAPVGAGGSHAATLAAHSAAADENDAKAKMRIDAIIAANLK; encoded by the coding sequence ATGGCCACAATGACCAATGCCGCTGCCAATACGCACGCCAGCGCCCCGACCCCGATCAAGTCCGCCTCCGGATCGCCGCAACGCAAGAAGATTCTGCTCACGATCGCAGCGCTCTTCATTCTCGCCGGCATCGCATATGGTGTGTACTGGACCGTCGTCGCGCGCTTTTCGGAAGAAACCGAGAACGCCTATGTGCAAGGCAACGTGATCCAGGTAACACCGCAAGTCACCGGCACGGTCGCGAAAATCCATGTCGACGACACGGACGTGGTGAAGGCCGGCCAACGCCTGATCAGCCTCGACATGGCGGATGCCGATGTGGCAGTCGCACAGGCAGAAGCGCAATTGGCGCAAACAGTGCGTGAAGTGCGCACGCTGTACGCTTCGCAGGCGCAAGCCGGTGCCAATCTCGCATTGCGCGAGACGGAACTGGTGCGCGCGCAGGACGACCTCTCCCGGCGCAAAACCCTGATCGGCTCCGGTGCCGTCTCGGGCGAAGAAATCCGCCATGCCGAGATTGCCGTCACGGCAGCCAAAGCCGCCGTCGCCGCCGCGACCGAACAATTGGCATCGGGTCGCGCATTGACCGAAGGCACCACCGTCGCCAGGCATCCCAACGTCCAGCGCGCCGCCGCCCGTCTGCAGGAAGTGATACTGACGCAATCGCGCTCCACCCTCTACGCACCGGTTGGCGGCGAGATCGCCAAGCGCAGCGTGCAGGTCGGACAGCGCATCAATCCCGGCGCACCTCTCATGGCCATCGTGCCGCTCGACCAGGTGTGGGTCGATGCCAACTTCAAGGAATCGCAGTTGCGCGACATGCGCATCGGCCAGCCTGTGACCCTGGTTTCCGATCTGTACGGCAGCAAGGTCGAGTACCACGGCAAGGTCATCGGTCTGGCCGCAGGCACCGGTTCCGCGTTCGCGCTGCTGCCGGCGCAAAACGCCACCGGCAACTGGATCAAGGTCGTGCAGCGCGTACCGGTGCGGATCGCGCTCAATCCCAAGCAACTTGCGGAGCATCCGCTGCGCGTCGGCCTGTCGATGACCGCCAGGGTGGATATGCACGACCAGACTGGTGCCCCCGTCGGCGCTGGTGGAAGCCACGCCGCGACGCTGGCGGCGCACTCTGCCGCCGCCGACGAAAACGATGCAAAGGCAAAGATGCGCATCGACGCCATCATCGCCGCCAACCTGAAATAA
- a CDS encoding DHA2 family efflux MFS transporter permease subunit, whose product MQAQAANDSHPAVAPQTPAPLKGPALFLLTVAAALSTFMEILDITIANVSIPTIAGSLGVSTSQGTWIISAYSVAAAIAVPLTGWLARRVGEVKLFVVSVLAFTLMSALAAFSVNLPMLVICRLLQGLVSGPMVPLSQTLLVRNFPPEKRGAALGLWAMTVILAPICGPLLGGYISDNYHWSWIFLINIPIGLFGAITIWTLMRKRDSVTEKIPLDITGLALMVVGIGSLQLMLEIGKDHDWFASPLIVSLGVIAAVALTFFIAWVLTSRQPVVDLQLFKDINFRYGVILLSVGFMTYFGSVVIFPLWLQAVMGYTSAQAGMAMAPVGIFTLILSPLIGRNIASLNLRALATFSFIVMGGVSLWNSLLSLEVGFWDIVNPRLVQGIGMACFFMPVQSLMLSNITPDRMAAASGLSNFLRTLGAAMGTAISITAWEHLATSHHARLAENITQYSPASNDYLNTLRASGLSMQQTYAVVERMLNAQSYMLATNEFFVYCGFAFFALTGLVWLTKPKKGAAASGH is encoded by the coding sequence ATGCAAGCCCAAGCCGCAAACGACAGCCACCCGGCGGTGGCGCCGCAAACGCCGGCACCGCTCAAGGGCCCCGCGCTGTTCCTGCTTACCGTCGCGGCGGCCTTGTCGACCTTCATGGAGATCCTGGATATCACGATCGCCAACGTGTCGATACCCACCATCGCAGGCTCGCTCGGCGTCTCGACCAGCCAGGGCACCTGGATCATCAGCGCCTATTCGGTTGCCGCCGCCATCGCGGTGCCGCTGACCGGATGGCTTGCGCGGCGGGTCGGCGAAGTGAAGCTGTTCGTGGTATCGGTGCTCGCGTTCACGCTGATGTCGGCGCTGGCCGCATTCTCGGTCAACCTGCCGATGCTGGTGATATGTCGCCTGCTGCAAGGCCTGGTGTCGGGGCCGATGGTGCCTCTATCGCAGACACTGTTGGTGCGCAATTTTCCGCCCGAGAAGCGCGGCGCGGCTCTGGGTCTATGGGCGATGACCGTCATCCTCGCGCCGATCTGCGGCCCGCTCCTGGGCGGCTATATCAGTGACAACTATCATTGGTCCTGGATTTTCCTGATCAATATCCCGATCGGCTTGTTCGGTGCCATCACGATCTGGACACTGATGCGCAAGCGCGATTCCGTCACCGAAAAGATTCCGCTCGACATCACCGGCCTCGCGCTGATGGTGGTCGGCATCGGCAGCCTGCAATTGATGCTGGAAATCGGCAAGGATCATGACTGGTTCGCCTCACCTTTGATCGTTTCGCTGGGCGTGATCGCCGCAGTCGCGCTCACCTTTTTCATCGCCTGGGTCTTGACCTCGCGCCAGCCCGTCGTCGATCTGCAACTCTTCAAGGACATCAATTTCCGCTATGGCGTGATCCTGCTGTCGGTCGGCTTCATGACATATTTCGGCTCGGTCGTGATCTTCCCCTTGTGGCTGCAAGCGGTGATGGGATACACGTCGGCACAGGCTGGCATGGCGATGGCGCCGGTCGGCATCTTCACGCTGATACTCTCACCGCTGATCGGCAGGAATATCGCCAGCCTGAACCTGCGTGCGCTGGCAACCTTCTCATTCATCGTGATGGGCGGCGTGTCATTGTGGAACAGCCTGCTTTCACTGGAAGTCGGCTTCTGGGATATCGTCAATCCGCGTCTGGTGCAAGGGATAGGAATGGCCTGCTTCTTCATGCCGGTGCAATCCTTGATGCTGTCCAACATCACGCCGGATCGGATGGCAGCAGCATCCGGACTGTCCAATTTTCTGCGCACCCTGGGAGCCGCGATGGGTACCGCAATCAGCATCACCGCGTGGGAACATCTCGCCACCAGTCACCATGCACGCCTTGCCGAAAACATCACGCAGTACTCACCGGCCAGCAACGATTACCTCAATACCCTCCGCGCCAGCGGCCTGTCGATGCAACAGACTTACGCAGTCGTCGAGCGCATGCTCAATGCACAGAGTTACATGCTCGCCACCAACGAATTTTTCGTCTACTGCGGCTTTGCGTTCTTTGCGCTGACGGGACTGGTCTGGCTGACCAAACCGAAGAAAGGTGCGGCTGCATCCGGACATTAG
- the rplI gene encoding 50S ribosomal protein L9, giving the protein MQVILLEKVVNLGNLGEVVKVKDGYARNFLIPQRKARRATAAAVAEFEAKRAELEKAAAEKLGAAQAQGEKLSGQTVKIGQKAGVDGRLFGSVTNFDIAVALTKQGFPVEKAQVRMPQGPLKIVGDHAVSVALHTDVVVDVTVAVFGEQA; this is encoded by the coding sequence ATGCAAGTCATTCTGTTGGAAAAAGTCGTTAATCTCGGCAATCTTGGTGAAGTCGTGAAGGTCAAGGATGGTTACGCCCGTAACTTCCTGATCCCGCAACGCAAGGCGCGCCGCGCTACCGCAGCGGCTGTGGCCGAATTCGAAGCGAAGCGCGCAGAACTCGAAAAGGCTGCGGCCGAGAAGCTGGGTGCGGCACAGGCTCAAGGCGAAAAACTGAGCGGCCAGACTGTGAAGATCGGTCAAAAAGCTGGTGTTGACGGCCGTCTGTTCGGTTCTGTCACGAACTTCGATATCGCTGTTGCGCTGACCAAGCAAGGCTTCCCGGTTGAGAAGGCCCAGGTCCGCATGCCGCAAGGCCCGTTGAAGATTGTTGGCGATCACGCTGTTTCCGTTGCTCTGCATACGGACGTCGTGGTGGATGTCACGGTTGCGGTGTTCGGCGAGCAGGCGTAA
- the rpsR gene encoding 30S ribosomal protein S18, with the protein MAFGKKFDKSKLKQRRQQQNPLFKRKKFCRFTAAHVAQVDYKDIDTLKDFVQENGKIMPARLTGTKAIYQRQVDTAIKRARYLALLPYTDLHNA; encoded by the coding sequence ATGGCATTCGGTAAAAAATTCGACAAGAGCAAACTCAAGCAAAGACGTCAACAGCAAAATCCGCTGTTCAAGCGCAAGAAATTCTGCCGCTTCACCGCAGCACACGTTGCGCAGGTTGACTACAAGGACATCGACACCCTGAAGGACTTCGTTCAGGAAAATGGCAAGATCATGCCGGCACGCCTGACCGGCACCAAGGCAATCTATCAGCGTCAAGTCGACACCGCGATCAAGCGCGCACGCTACCTCGCGTTGCTGCCGTACACCGATCTGCACAACGCGTAA
- the priB gene encoding primosomal replication protein N, translating into MNQLKFVACIAERDALRYTPAGIPIVSAKLLHSSEQVEAGVSRLVEFEVAAVAAGEISGRFNQAELGSTCWFTGFLARKNRNSKSLVFHVTDFEAYSPDH; encoded by the coding sequence GTGAATCAGCTGAAGTTTGTTGCCTGCATTGCCGAGCGCGACGCGTTGCGCTACACCCCGGCAGGCATCCCGATCGTGTCGGCAAAGTTGCTGCACAGTTCGGAGCAAGTGGAAGCAGGTGTGTCCCGGTTGGTTGAATTTGAAGTCGCTGCGGTTGCCGCAGGCGAAATTTCAGGAAGATTCAATCAGGCTGAATTGGGTTCGACATGCTGGTTCACAGGATTCCTGGCACGCAAGAATCGCAACAGCAAAAGCCTCGTGTTCCACGTTACGGATTTCGAGGCATATTCACCAGATCACTAG
- the rpsF gene encoding 30S ribosomal protein S6, giving the protein MRHYEIVFIVHPDQSEQVPAMIERYKGIVTARGGNMHRVEDWGRRQMAYMIQKLAKAHYVCLNIECDSETLAEIETGFKFNDAVLRHLTVKMKKAETAPSPMMKAVQKEDAAKSQRTEAAAA; this is encoded by the coding sequence ATGCGTCATTATGAAATCGTGTTTATCGTGCATCCCGACCAGAGCGAGCAAGTTCCGGCGATGATCGAGCGTTACAAGGGCATCGTCACCGCGCGCGGTGGCAATATGCACCGTGTCGAAGACTGGGGTCGTCGCCAGATGGCTTACATGATCCAGAAACTGGCCAAGGCGCACTATGTGTGCCTGAATATCGAATGCGACAGCGAAACTCTCGCCGAAATCGAAACCGGCTTCAAGTTCAATGATGCCGTTTTGCGCCATCTCACCGTGAAGATGAAGAAGGCGGAAACAGCGCCGTCGCCGATGATGAAGGCTGTGCAGAAGGAAGATGCCGCCAAGAGTCAGCGTACCGAGGCAGCTGCCGCGTAA
- the lexA gene encoding transcriptional repressor LexA, with amino-acid sequence MIKLTARQEQILRLIREAIDNTGFPPTRAEIAAELGFRSANAAEEHLQALARKGAIEISPGTSRGIRLRDMASGDVPSRVGTQMALPHPHLMQLSLPLVGRVAAGSPILAQEHIETTYNVDPSLFSAKPDYLLKVRGLSMRDVGILDGDLLAVKKIDSAKNGQIVVARIGDDVTVKRFKKTGSLIELLPENPDFEPIRVEEERDGFALEGLAVGLLRAWG; translated from the coding sequence ATGATCAAACTCACAGCCCGCCAGGAACAAATTCTCCGCCTAATCAGGGAAGCAATCGATAACACCGGTTTCCCCCCAACCCGAGCCGAAATCGCTGCCGAACTCGGCTTCCGGTCGGCAAACGCAGCGGAGGAACATTTGCAGGCATTGGCAAGAAAAGGAGCGATCGAGATTTCCCCAGGTACTTCGCGCGGGATCCGATTGCGAGACATGGCATCGGGGGATGTACCGAGCCGGGTTGGCACGCAGATGGCCCTCCCCCATCCGCATCTGATGCAGTTGAGTCTGCCGCTGGTTGGCCGTGTGGCTGCGGGCTCGCCGATCCTCGCTCAGGAGCATATCGAAACGACATACAACGTTGATCCCTCCCTGTTTTCGGCCAAGCCGGATTACCTGCTCAAGGTGCGTGGATTGTCGATGCGAGATGTCGGCATCCTTGATGGAGATTTGCTTGCAGTCAAGAAAATCGATTCGGCAAAGAACGGGCAAATCGTTGTCGCACGCATTGGCGATGACGTCACGGTAAAGCGATTCAAGAAAACGGGATCGCTCATTGAACTTTTACCGGAAAATCCGGACTTCGAGCCCATTCGCGTGGAAGAGGAACGTGACGGTTTTGCACTGGAAGGATTGGCGGTTGGTTTGTTGCGCGCCTGGGGCTGA